A stretch of the Odontesthes bonariensis isolate fOdoBon6 chromosome 5, fOdoBon6.hap1, whole genome shotgun sequence genome encodes the following:
- the LOC142380598 gene encoding LOW QUALITY PROTEIN: cell adhesion molecule CEACAM8-like (The sequence of the model RefSeq protein was modified relative to this genomic sequence to represent the inferred CDS: substituted 1 base at 1 genomic stop codon), with protein MATKESFCSASTEPVSNVIITPSSTELVEFNSSVSLSCSSSGSPNSFLWMNSSSEVTASDRVQLTDGGSTLTIVNVTRYDQGPYRCRAFNPVSDDISSPANLSISXPVSNVIITPSSTELVEFNSSVSLSCSSSGSPNSFLWMNGSSEVTASDRVQLTDGGSTLTIVNVTRYDQGPYRCRTFNPVSNDISGPANFSVSYGPEDIKLILSPSKENYEEGSDITLTCSAESRPDAQFTWFLNGSNTGTGPELRLMNIQMNQSGSYSCQAFNHKTLRYQSSQPSAVSVFIPVASSNGLSPGAIAGIVIACLVIVAVALGGGFCIYKKNAKKSSDRNTHIVTGVDGRSNAGYESEDMNYADVKFSKNNNRGRVQMPSEETSNYAQIRVNNSKPATMSPPTYDVHMQQARRPVSQPDASGTQTYAQAHRN; from the exons ATGGCAACTAAAGAATCATTTTGTTCTGCATCCACAGAGCCAGTCTCAAATGTCATAATAACTCCCAGCAGCACAGAGTTGGTTGAGTTCAATAGTTCTGTCAGTctgtcctgctcctcctctggaTCCCCCAATTCTTTCCTTTGGATGAACAGCAGCTCTGAGGTTACAGCCAGCGACAGAGTTCAGCTCACTGATGGAGGCTCCACTCTGACTATAGTCAATGTGACCCGTTATGATCAGGGACCATACAGATGTCGTGCTTTCAATCCTGTCAGTGATGACATCAGTAGTCCAGCAAACCTTTCCATCAGCT AGCCAGTCTCAAATGTCATAATAACTCCCAGCAGCACAGAGTTGGTTGAGTTCAATAGTTCTGTCAGTctgtcctgctcctcctctggaTCCCCCAATTCTTTCCTCTGGATGAACGGCAGCTCTGAGGTTACAGCCAGCGACAGAGTTCAGCTCACTGATGGAGGCTCCACTCTGACTATAGTCAATGTGACCCGTTATGATCAGGGACCATACAGATGTCGTACTTTCAATCCTGTCAGTAATGACATCAGTGGTCCAGCAAACTTCTCCGTCAGCT ATGGCCCAGAAGATATAAAGTTGATTTTGTCTCCATCAAAAGAAAACTATGAGGAAGGGTCAGATATCACACTGACCTGCTCAGCTGAGTCCAGACCTGATGCCCAGTTTACATGGTTTCTGAATGGAAGCAATACTGGTACTGGACCAGAGCTCAGACTGATGAACATTCAGATGAATCAGAGTGGAAGCTACAGCTGTCAGGCCTTTAACCACAAAACTCTGAGATATCAATCATCTCAGCCCTCAGCTGTCTCTGTTTTCA TTCCAGTGGCCTCATCAAACGGATTGTCTCCTGGTGCCATTGCTGGAATAGTAATTGCATGTTTAGTCATTGTTGCGGTAGCTCTAGGTGGAGGGTTTTGCatctataaaaaaaa TGCAAAAAAGTCCTCTGATAGAAACACTCACATCGTGACAG GTGTTGATGGCCGGAGCAATGCCGGATACGAAAGTGAG gACATGAACTATGCAGATGTGAAGTTTTccaagaacaacaacagagggAGAGTCCAGATGCCGTCGGAGGAAACTTCAAACTACGCTCAGATCAGAGTGAACAACAGTAAGCCTGCAACAATGTCCCCTCCCACCTATGATGTCCACATGCAGCAAGCGAGGAGGCCAGTTTCTCAGCCTGATGCTAGTGGCACACAAACTTATGCTCAAGCCCACAGAAATTGA